The Argonema galeatum A003/A1 genome includes a window with the following:
- a CDS encoding hybrid sensor histidine kinase/response regulator yields MLLALAEPIYEEKTGKLLGVTYVIRTIDEISKFLRTIEISRSGQVFIIERDGSLVANSNKEKAYIKSSTIKDQKRLLATDSSNQLVRFTAKYLSSRFGNFSKIDSTQQLYFMLDGKRQFVQVLPFHDSRGLNWLIVAIVPESDFMEQINANTRTTIMLCLVALIVATFVGIITDRWVTQPIRRLNAAATALYEGKLEDTLEVERSDELGNLTRAFNQMAIQLKESFAALENANSELEKKVNERTAQLQKAKSAADAANQAKSEFLANMSHELRTPLNAILGFAQLMNSAGSLTLEQEQNLGIISRSGEHLLRLINQVLELSKIEAGRITLNEENFDLYCLLEDLEDMFRLKAEDKDLQLIFERSPTVPQYLRTDEVKLRQVLINLLNNAIKFTDFGGVSLKVKSKKADFFLFTFEVEDTGPGIAPEELNNLFKAFVQTKTGKTSHQGTGLGLAISRQFVKLMKGEITVSSEVGKGTIFKFDIAIAQVDATDIKSKQSPRRVIALEPNQPSYRILIVDDRWENRHLLYKMLQPLGFDLQEASNGLEAIEIWSSWRPHLIWMDMRMPVMDGYEATKHIKTHTKGQATAIIALTASVFEEEKAVVLSAGCDDFLRKPFREADIFEVMHKHLGVHYIYDEPTDSVASTQKEG; encoded by the coding sequence TTGCTGTTAGCTCTTGCGGAACCAATCTATGAGGAAAAGACTGGTAAGCTGCTGGGAGTAACTTATGTTATCCGTACTATTGACGAAATAAGTAAATTCCTGAGAACCATTGAAATAAGTCGTTCAGGACAAGTCTTTATTATAGAGCGTGATGGGTCGCTGGTCGCGAACTCAAACAAAGAAAAAGCTTATATTAAAAGCTCTACCATTAAAGATCAAAAACGGCTTTTGGCAACAGATAGCAGTAATCAATTAGTCCGATTCACAGCCAAATATTTAAGCTCGCGCTTTGGTAATTTCAGTAAAATTGACAGCACGCAACAACTTTATTTCATGCTTGATGGCAAGCGCCAATTTGTGCAAGTTTTGCCATTCCACGATAGTCGAGGTCTTAATTGGTTGATTGTCGCGATCGTACCAGAATCCGACTTCATGGAGCAAATCAACGCTAACACCAGAACTACAATTATGCTGTGCCTAGTAGCCTTAATTGTAGCTACATTTGTTGGCATTATTACAGATCGCTGGGTAACACAACCAATTCGGCGCTTAAATGCTGCCGCTACAGCTCTGTATGAGGGAAAATTAGAGGATACATTAGAGGTAGAACGCAGCGATGAACTGGGAAATCTGACTCGCGCTTTTAACCAGATGGCTATTCAGTTAAAAGAGTCCTTTGCCGCTTTAGAAAATGCCAATTCCGAACTAGAAAAAAAAGTCAACGAACGCACTGCCCAGTTACAAAAAGCCAAGTCAGCTGCCGATGCTGCCAACCAAGCTAAAAGCGAATTTTTAGCCAATATGAGCCACGAATTGAGAACGCCGCTCAACGCCATTCTTGGCTTTGCACAATTGATGAACAGCGCCGGAAGCTTGACTCTAGAACAAGAGCAAAATCTCGGCATTATTAGCCGCAGCGGGGAACACCTGCTTAGGCTAATCAATCAAGTGCTAGAATTATCTAAAATTGAAGCCGGTCGCATTACGCTTAATGAAGAAAATTTTGACCTTTATTGCCTGCTTGAGGATCTAGAAGATATGTTTCGTCTCAAAGCAGAGGATAAAGATTTGCAGTTGATATTCGAGCGATCGCCGACTGTCCCACAATACCTGCGAACCGATGAAGTCAAGTTACGTCAAGTCTTGATTAACCTGCTTAATAATGCGATTAAATTTACTGATTTTGGGGGTGTGTCTTTAAAAGTAAAAAGTAAAAAGGCAGATTTTTTTCTTTTTACTTTTGAAGTGGAAGACACAGGCCCAGGTATCGCCCCGGAGGAACTAAACAACCTCTTTAAAGCTTTTGTGCAGACCAAAACCGGCAAAACCAGCCATCAGGGAACTGGTTTGGGCTTGGCGATTAGCCGCCAATTTGTGAAACTGATGAAGGGTGAAATAACTGTCAGCAGTGAGGTGGGCAAAGGTACTATTTTCAAGTTTGACATTGCGATCGCGCAAGTTGATGCCACCGACATCAAAAGCAAACAGTCTCCGCGTCGAGTCATTGCCTTAGAACCCAACCAACCCAGCTATCGCATCCTGATTGTAGATGACCGATGGGAAAATCGCCATCTGCTGTATAAAATGTTGCAGCCGCTTGGCTTTGACCTCCAAGAAGCCAGCAACGGTCTTGAGGCGATCGAAATCTGGTCGAGTTGGCGTCCGCATTTAATCTGGATGGACATGAGGATGCCGGTGATGGATGGCTACGAAGCCACCAAGCACATCAAAACCCACACCAAAGGACAGGCTACCGCCATTATTGCCCTAACTGCCAGCGTTTTTGAGGAAGAAAAAGCTGTTGTCCTCTCAGCGGGTTGCGATGATTTTTTACGCAAACCATTCCGCGAAGCAGACATTTTTGAAGTCATGCACAAACATCTAGGCGTGCATTATATCTACGATGAACCGACAGACTCAGTTGCTTCAACTCAAAAAGAGGGTTGA
- a CDS encoding response regulator — translation MNSLPDESKNYNILIVDDTLHNLRLLSNILTDRGYRVRCVPKGTMALSTARLCPPDLILLDIMMPEMDGYEVGKRLKADELTRDIPIIFISALYEALDKVKAFAIGGVDYITKPFQVEEVLARVENQFRLQKLQKQLAEQNALLQQEIRVRREAEMALRQQLKRSQLVGAILERIRSSLNLEEVLTTAVREVREFLSTDRTIIYRFNPDWSGVVAVESVGEGWTSTLATEIKDNCFINTYVPLYQQGRIAAIADIQKSDLDPCHLDLLSTFEVKANLVVPILYAEETIVNSKSFIQNRLWGLLIAHNCQGEREWHLSEIESLQQLCVQLAIAIQQCTLFEQAKTEIADRKQAEEKLRQSEQRFRDVSEAVGEYLWEMDINAIYTFVTDRVKSIKKYAPPQLIGRAPLEFMPQEDKEKVDNILRDAARTKSTFKVEHRHITPRGKIIWEEISGIPLLDCNSNVVGFRGAGLNITERKQAEEVLQKAKEAADAANRAKSEFLANMSHELRTPLNAILGFTQIMNRDSSLNSEQQEHLRIINRSGEHLLSLINDILEMSKIEAGRTTLNEKTFDLIRLLNILSEMLQLKASNKGLKLLIEYAPDLPQYVRTDEIKLRQVLINLLGNAIKFTEAGSVTLRVSLVISPSSLVKEFAQMTDDKGQITILFEVEDTGFGIAPEEINKLFQAFGQTETGRKSQQGTGLGLAISQKFVQLMGGDITVSSVVGIGTKFTFNIQSGLAQFHEVQTIQETRKVIGLALNQPEYRILVVEDVKVSRILLVKLLASVGFFVREAANGYEAISLWSSWSPHLIFMDMQMPSMDGYEATKRIKAQSKGQATPIVALTTSAFEEQRRSVLSAGCDDFIRKPFREEIIFEKIAQYLGVRYLYEESLSDKKQIAEDQTADLSYLSGSSPYILAVSSFQDMSAEWVAALHQAAIEADGEFIFSLAEQITNSNAMLFKALTDLVNSFQFEKITDVTEQIIK, via the coding sequence ATGAACAGCCTTCCAGACGAGTCAAAGAATTACAATATTCTAATTGTTGATGATACCCTGCATAACTTGCGCCTGCTATCAAATATACTAACCGATCGAGGCTATAGAGTCCGATGCGTACCCAAAGGAACGATGGCTCTGTCCACAGCCCGGTTGTGTCCGCCAGACTTGATTTTGCTAGATATAATGATGCCTGAAATGGATGGCTATGAAGTCGGCAAGCGGCTAAAAGCAGATGAACTAACTCGCGATATACCCATTATTTTTATTAGTGCTTTGTATGAAGCGCTAGATAAAGTGAAAGCTTTTGCTATTGGCGGAGTAGACTATATCACCAAACCGTTTCAAGTTGAAGAGGTTTTGGCTCGCGTCGAAAATCAATTCCGCTTGCAGAAGCTGCAAAAACAACTTGCAGAGCAAAACGCACTGCTGCAACAAGAAATTCGGGTGCGCCGGGAGGCAGAAATGGCCTTGCGGCAGCAATTAAAGCGATCGCAGCTCGTGGGGGCAATTCTGGAACGCATTCGTTCCTCTCTCAATCTGGAGGAAGTCCTCACAACTGCTGTGCGGGAAGTGCGAGAGTTTTTGTCAACTGACCGGACAATCATTTATCGCTTTAACCCCGATTGGAGTGGGGTTGTAGCTGTCGAGTCGGTAGGCGAGGGGTGGACATCTACTTTGGCAACTGAGATTAAAGACAATTGCTTTATCAACACCTATGTCCCCCTATATCAGCAAGGTCGCATCGCAGCGATCGCAGATATTCAAAAATCCGATCTCGATCCGTGCCACTTAGATCTGCTCAGTACATTTGAGGTGAAAGCTAACCTAGTAGTCCCCATCCTGTATGCGGAAGAAACAATCGTAAATTCAAAATCCTTTATCCAAAATCGGTTATGGGGACTGCTAATTGCCCACAACTGTCAAGGCGAAAGGGAGTGGCACTTATCAGAGATAGAATCCCTCCAACAGTTATGCGTGCAACTGGCGATCGCCATCCAGCAATGCACCCTGTTTGAACAAGCCAAAACTGAAATTGCCGATCGCAAACAGGCAGAAGAAAAACTGCGGCAAAGCGAACAGCGTTTTCGCGATGTGTCCGAAGCAGTGGGAGAATATCTCTGGGAAATGGATATCAACGCCATCTACACCTTCGTTACCGATCGAGTCAAATCGATTAAAAAATATGCACCGCCACAATTAATCGGACGTGCGCCGCTTGAATTCATGCCTCAAGAAGACAAAGAAAAAGTTGACAATATATTGCGCGACGCCGCTAGAACAAAAAGCACCTTTAAAGTAGAACACCGTCATATCACCCCCAGAGGGAAGATAATTTGGGAAGAAATAAGTGGAATTCCACTGTTGGACTGTAACAGTAATGTTGTCGGTTTCCGTGGTGCTGGACTAAACATCACAGAGCGCAAGCAGGCAGAAGAAGTACTGCAAAAAGCCAAAGAAGCTGCCGATGCCGCCAATCGCGCCAAGAGCGAATTCCTCGCCAATATGAGCCACGAATTGCGGACGCCACTGAATGCTATCCTGGGCTTTACGCAAATAATGAACCGCGATTCATCCCTCAACTCAGAGCAGCAAGAACATCTGAGAATCATCAATCGCAGTGGCGAGCATTTGCTATCATTAATCAACGACATTTTAGAAATGTCCAAAATAGAAGCTGGCAGGACAACCTTAAATGAAAAAACCTTTGACTTAATTCGCCTGCTTAACATCCTGTCAGAAATGTTGCAATTGAAAGCCTCAAATAAAGGCTTAAAACTCCTAATTGAATATGCCCCAGACCTTCCTCAATATGTGCGAACCGACGAAATTAAATTGCGACAAGTTTTGATTAACCTGTTGGGGAATGCCATCAAATTTACCGAAGCAGGTAGTGTAACGCTTCGCGTGTCATTGGTCATTAGTCCTTCGTCATTAGTAAAAGAATTTGCACAAATGACCGATGACAAAGGACAAATAACAATTTTGTTTGAAGTAGAAGATACTGGCTTCGGTATTGCCCCAGAAGAGATAAACAAGTTATTTCAAGCCTTTGGACAAACAGAAACTGGTCGAAAGTCTCAACAAGGAACTGGATTGGGTTTAGCCATCAGCCAAAAATTTGTGCAACTTATGGGAGGAGATATCACTGTTAGCAGTGTAGTGGGTATAGGAACAAAATTTACATTTAATATCCAGAGCGGTTTAGCTCAATTCCACGAAGTTCAGACGATTCAGGAAACCCGCAAGGTAATTGGCTTAGCGCTCAACCAACCTGAATATCGCATCTTGGTAGTTGAAGATGTCAAAGTCAGCCGCATCCTATTAGTCAAACTGCTGGCGTCGGTTGGCTTCTTCGTGCGCGAAGCCGCCAACGGTTATGAAGCAATTTCCCTGTGGTCAAGCTGGTCACCCCACCTAATTTTTATGGATATGCAGATGCCGAGTATGGACGGATATGAAGCCACCAAACGTATCAAAGCGCAATCGAAAGGTCAGGCGACACCGATTGTCGCCCTAACTACCAGTGCTTTTGAAGAGCAACGAAGGTCTGTTTTATCAGCAGGCTGCGATGACTTCATCCGCAAGCCTTTCCGAGAGGAGATAATCTTTGAAAAGATAGCTCAATATCTAGGGGTACGGTATCTTTATGAAGAGTCTTTGTCAGACAAAAAGCAGATTGCAGAAGACCAAACAGCAGATTTATCCTACCTTTCAGGAAGTTCGCCCTACATCCTCGCTGTTTCATCCTTCCAAGATATGTCTGCTGAGTGGGTCGCGGCTTTACATCAAGCTGCGATCGAGGCAGATGGCGAGTTTATTTTCAGCCTTGCCGAGCAAATTACAAATTCAAATGCTATGCTGTTTAAGGCTTTGACGGATTTGGTTAATAGCTTTCAATTTGAAAAAATTACCGATGTAACAGAACAAATTATCAAATAA
- a CDS encoding GGDEF domain-containing response regulator, with translation MISARASTPKGNILLVDDTPENLHLLSELLIDQGYKVRCVMNGQTALKAARAKAPDLILLDIMMPHMNGYEVCQILKADPQTNEIPVIFLSALDEVLDKVRAFSVGGVDYITKPFQFEEVLMRVKNQLALKTAEVKILQLNAELEFKVKERTNQLKERSFELELANQELQQEIAERKLLEKQLLHIALHDPLTGLPNRALFMERLKQALKRAKEQSIYQFAVLFLDCDRFKIVNDSLGHLVGDELLTAIANRLQAFLKPVDTFARLGGDEFTLLVEDIKDASSVTEIAERILGELSRPFYLDKREVFMTASIGIVLGNIRYNQPEHLLRDADTAMYRAKASGKARYHVFDPTMHQEALELLQLETDLRRAIERQEFVVYYQPIVALATGKIAGFEALVRWQHPTRGFVSPGDFIPVAEETGLITSIGTWVMRSACQQLRIWQEQKLAQDHLTMSVNLSVPEFSQPNLIAHIDQILHETQLSPQSLKLEITESAIMDKDGSVTGILQELRNRQIQLSIDDFGTGYSSLSYLNRLPVDTLKIDRSFINPIDNNPESLGLVPVIISIAHTLGMSAIAEGVETPQQLAKLRTLNCGFGQGYLFSKPLDSKLVVDLLAADPLY, from the coding sequence ATGATTAGCGCTCGAGCATCTACACCAAAAGGCAATATTCTACTTGTTGACGACACGCCAGAGAATCTACACCTCTTATCCGAACTGTTGATAGATCAGGGCTATAAAGTTCGCTGCGTAATGAACGGGCAGACGGCATTGAAGGCAGCTAGGGCAAAAGCACCGGATTTGATTTTGCTCGACATCATGATGCCGCACATGAATGGCTACGAGGTTTGCCAAATACTTAAAGCCGATCCGCAAACTAACGAAATTCCGGTGATTTTTTTGAGCGCTCTAGATGAGGTGTTAGACAAGGTAAGAGCTTTTAGTGTTGGGGGTGTAGATTACATCACCAAACCGTTTCAGTTTGAAGAAGTTTTAATGCGCGTTAAAAATCAACTGGCTCTAAAGACAGCAGAAGTTAAAATTCTCCAACTGAACGCAGAACTTGAATTTAAGGTTAAAGAGCGCACCAATCAGCTCAAAGAGCGCTCTTTTGAACTAGAATTAGCAAATCAAGAACTTCAGCAGGAAATTGCCGAACGCAAGCTGCTCGAAAAGCAACTTTTGCATATAGCGCTGCACGACCCCCTGACTGGTTTGCCCAACCGGGCTTTGTTTATGGAGCGTTTGAAACAGGCTCTTAAGCGTGCTAAGGAACAGTCAATTTATCAGTTTGCCGTTCTGTTTTTAGATTGCGATCGCTTTAAAATCGTCAATGATTCTCTCGGTCATTTAGTAGGAGACGAATTGCTGACTGCGATCGCTAATCGATTGCAAGCATTCCTCAAACCAGTTGATACCTTCGCGAGGTTAGGTGGCGATGAGTTCACTCTTCTGGTAGAAGATATCAAAGATGCCAGCAGCGTTACCGAGATCGCAGAGCGAATTCTTGGGGAACTATCTCGCCCTTTCTATTTGGATAAACGCGAGGTATTTATGACTGCTAGTATTGGCATTGTACTGGGAAATATTCGGTATAACCAGCCAGAACATTTACTGCGGGACGCCGATACGGCAATGTATCGCGCTAAGGCATCGGGGAAAGCCCGGTATCACGTTTTTGACCCAACCATGCACCAGGAAGCACTTGAGCTTTTACAGCTAGAAACTGACCTTCGCAGGGCGATCGAACGGCAAGAATTTGTCGTGTATTATCAGCCGATCGTAGCACTTGCCACGGGCAAAATTGCTGGGTTTGAAGCTCTAGTACGCTGGCAGCATCCTACTCGCGGTTTTGTTTCTCCAGGGGACTTCATTCCTGTGGCAGAAGAAACGGGTTTGATTACTTCTATTGGCACTTGGGTAATGCGGTCAGCTTGCCAGCAGCTACGCATTTGGCAAGAACAAAAACTTGCTCAAGACCATCTAACTATGAGCGTCAATCTTTCTGTACCGGAATTCTCACAACCCAATTTGATCGCTCATATCGACCAAATTCTTCACGAAACTCAACTAAGTCCCCAAAGTTTAAAACTAGAAATTACTGAAAGTGCAATAATGGACAAAGATGGCTCGGTTACGGGGATTCTCCAAGAACTTAGAAACCGTCAAATTCAGTTGAGTATTGATGATTTCGGAACTGGTTATTCCTCTCTGAGTTATTTAAATCGTCTGCCTGTTGATACCCTGAAAATTGACCGCTCTTTCATTAACCCTATAGATAATAATCCTGAAAGTTTGGGGCTTGTTCCGGTTATTATCAGCATTGCTCATACGCTGGGTATGAGTGCGATCGCAGAAGGCGTCGAAACCCCCCAACAGCTAGCCAAACTCAGAACGCTAAACTGTGGCTTCGGTCAGGGATACTTGTTCTCAAAACCATTGGATAGCAAATTGGTAGTAGACTTGCTCGCAGCAGATCCCCTGTATTGA
- a CDS encoding nucleotidyltransferase family protein, whose product MFDAIIFELCYKNLKLNRTQLEPNLKMQRLLELDLFFMQQGKVYQTLRKLAQALESAGIDYCIIGGMALVIHGYVRATQDVDILLSSSGLEAFCRFLVGRGFVPSFPGASRSFRDTVTNVTVEILITGEFPGDGKPKSVSFPNPATVTVDREGIKVIAINKLIELKLASGMSAPDRLKDLADVLELIRELQLPANLTEELDESVQAKYNELWTAVEQAKGYS is encoded by the coding sequence ATGTTTGATGCTATAATTTTTGAATTATGTTATAAAAACCTAAAGTTGAACCGCACTCAACTAGAGCCGAATTTAAAAATGCAAAGACTTTTAGAACTGGATCTTTTCTTTATGCAACAGGGCAAAGTTTACCAAACACTACGAAAACTAGCACAAGCGCTTGAATCGGCTGGAATTGATTACTGTATTATTGGTGGAATGGCTTTAGTTATACACGGTTACGTTCGCGCAACTCAAGATGTAGATATACTGCTAAGCTCGTCAGGACTCGAAGCATTTTGTCGTTTTCTAGTAGGCAGAGGATTTGTTCCTTCTTTTCCAGGTGCAAGTCGGAGTTTTCGAGATACAGTCACCAACGTAACTGTAGAAATTTTAATAACAGGCGAATTTCCAGGAGATGGCAAACCAAAGTCTGTTTCTTTTCCCAATCCGGCTACAGTCACTGTAGATAGGGAGGGCATAAAAGTGATTGCCATAAACAAATTGATTGAACTCAAATTAGCATCTGGAATGTCTGCGCCTGACAGATTAAAAGACTTGGCAGATGTCCTAGAATTGATTCGAGAATTGCAACTGCCTGCTAATCTTACAGAAGAACTTGACGAATCAGTTCAAGCAAAATACAACGAACTCTGGACAGCAGTAGAACAAGCCAAAGGGTATAGCTAG
- a CDS encoding ATP-binding protein yields the protein MSKNLTQPSKGNILVVDDQPNNLRVLSSMLTKHGYHVRKALNGQIAVSACQTVLPDLILLDIMMPNMDGYEVCQVLKADEKTREVPVIFISALDDVLDKVKAFRVGGIDYITKPFQIEEVLVRVTNQLTIQQQHRQLTEQNAKLQKLNEELACSNAELEQFAYIASHDLQSPLQAIVGYARILSWKYEKNLDDDAKRYIERIVNAGWRMTQLIEDLLAYSRVGTRTEEFNPTDCKTVLEEALGNLREEISSSGASITHSDLPTIRADRTQLMRLFQNLISNSIKFRRPEVPPSIEITAQPKNNDEWLIAVRDNGIGIETENFERIFEIFQRLHSYNDYPGTGIGMSICKKIVERHGGRIWVESQIEVGTTFYFTIPNV from the coding sequence ATGAGTAAAAATTTAACCCAGCCATCTAAAGGTAACATTCTTGTAGTTGACGATCAGCCAAATAATCTGCGCGTTTTATCTTCCATGCTCACAAAGCATGGATACCACGTTCGCAAAGCATTAAACGGGCAAATAGCTGTGAGTGCGTGTCAAACAGTCTTACCGGATTTGATATTACTCGATATTATGATGCCAAATATGGATGGTTATGAAGTTTGTCAAGTCCTGAAAGCAGATGAAAAAACTCGCGAAGTGCCGGTGATTTTTATCAGCGCTCTTGATGATGTGTTGGACAAAGTGAAAGCTTTTAGGGTTGGTGGCATAGACTACATAACCAAGCCATTTCAAATTGAAGAAGTTTTGGTTCGCGTTACTAATCAACTGACTATCCAGCAGCAGCATCGCCAACTCACCGAGCAAAATGCAAAATTGCAAAAATTGAACGAAGAACTAGCCTGTTCCAATGCCGAATTAGAACAATTCGCCTACATCGCCTCCCACGATTTACAATCACCCCTACAAGCGATCGTAGGCTACGCCCGTATTTTAAGCTGGAAATACGAAAAAAATCTCGATGACGACGCTAAGCGATACATTGAGCGAATTGTAAATGCAGGATGGCGAATGACGCAACTAATTGAGGACTTGCTAGCCTATTCGAGGGTAGGAACGCGCACTGAAGAGTTTAATCCAACTGATTGCAAAACTGTGTTAGAAGAAGCGCTGGGTAATTTGCGCGAGGAGATTTCCTCAAGCGGTGCAAGCATTACCCATTCGGATCTGCCAACAATAAGGGCCGATCGCACTCAACTGATGCGCCTATTCCAAAACTTGATTAGCAATTCCATTAAGTTTCGCCGTCCCGAAGTTCCGCCCTCGATCGAAATAACGGCACAACCAAAAAACAACGATGAATGGCTAATAGCAGTTCGTGACAATGGCATAGGAATAGAAACCGAAAACTTTGAGCGCATTTTTGAGATTTTTCAACGCCTGCACTCCTATAATGACTACCCCGGTACTGGTATCGGGATGAGCATCTGCAAGAAGATTGTTGAACGCCACGGAGGTCGCATTTGGGTAGAATCTCAGATCGAAGTGGGAACAACTTTTTACTTCACGATTCCTAATGTTTGA
- a CDS encoding Uma2 family endonuclease: protein MSVTVPVQTIKLTPGSQITIPNLSWQDFEQILIDLGEKRNSRITYYRGTLEIMSPLALHERPHRIIAYIITTILDIQGRNWEDFGSTTLKRPEIAGIEPDTCFYIQNADLMQGCTNLDLKQYPPPDLAIEADVTSRTTLDAYEAMGVPEVWIYRNQQLKIYLLVLQGYTETSISPTFPDLPLTELIPQLVEKAINEGTSKMLRDLRTSPPSPLAF from the coding sequence ATGAGCGTAACCGTTCCCGTTCAAACGATTAAACTCACTCCAGGCAGCCAGATAACTATCCCTAACCTTTCCTGGCAAGACTTCGAGCAAATTCTGATCGACTTAGGAGAAAAACGCAATAGCCGCATCACCTACTACCGAGGAACCCTAGAAATTATGTCCCCGCTAGCCTTGCATGAACGTCCCCACCGCATTATTGCTTACATTATCACAACAATTCTGGATATACAGGGGCGTAATTGGGAAGATTTTGGCTCAACTACCCTCAAACGTCCAGAAATTGCCGGAATTGAACCCGATACCTGTTTCTACATCCAAAATGCTGACCTAATGCAAGGTTGTACTAACTTGGATTTAAAACAGTATCCACCCCCAGATTTAGCAATAGAGGCGGATGTTACTTCTAGAACTACCTTAGATGCTTATGAAGCGATGGGCGTTCCTGAAGTTTGGATTTACCGTAACCAGCAACTAAAAATTTACTTACTTGTCTTACAAGGCTACACAGAAACATCTATCAGTCCCACCTTTCCCGACTTACCCCTCACCGAACTCATTCCCCAACTGGTGGAAAAAGCGATTAATGAAGGCACCAGTAAAATGCTGCGCGACTTAAGAACTTCTCCCCCTAGCCCCCTCGCCTTTTAG